taaagggagattttcaaaaatagaaaaataaggtaaactatttatacaaaatagcaaaattttaatcttcattgatagaggctgatagaaatcCATTCGTGTTCTGTCGGTGATATTAACTAATACAAGTCTAAGACTGataaaattttatcaatatccataaatatatttttttgtttttattatttctataaatagtttgatatttttctccatatgaaaatatataattaaatgggCTTCACAAAAATCGATGTAGTTAGATGCAACTAAATACTTTGTCTTTTTCCAAttctaatattaaaaaaaaaaatcttaacaGAGAAAGATGTCAATTACAAACCAATTAAGTGACAAATAAGAGATGGTCGAACATAAGGATATACATCCTTCCAATTAAAATGTACGTTTAATTTGGAGAGGCATTCATTACACACATATGATCAAACagtaatattttaattttaattaaaaagaatctACTGAATTTTGACATCGTACTCGCTGTGAAGACGATCCGTGGAACCCAAGCGAGTTGAATTAACGTAATCTTGAGGACAGTGAGCAGGAATTCCAGGCAACAACAATCCAAACAACCTCACAAttctaaaaaatactttttcctCGTAATCCTTTCCTCTTCTCCACGCTATTGTGAAGCTTCTTCCTATCTCCAAACATGCATGTATTCTCATCAGCACTGCTCCCACTATTGAGAAATAGTTTTTGAATGGCTCTTCTTCAAGAATCTGACAATTCCCCAATAACACACTACCACTAAATTATTAAAAGGGTTACACTCAAAAATATACTTCTTTTTTAATCTATAAAATCAAAATGTCAACTTACCTGCGCATCATAGTTCCAGTCGAAATAAATACAGGGTCCAAAGTGTTTGAACATCAACGCCTTGTCGTCAAGGGGCAGCCGAGGGACCATGTCAAACCCATAAACGAATCTGTAATAACGAATATTGTATTGTGAGAGTGATTTCACCATAAACTCCCCGAATTCGCGGTCTCCAACCCGAGGTTGTCCAAATGTGTACACTCCCTCTAATCTTTCCAGTAATAATTTTTCTTCATGGAACACCAAAATAGAAGGAAATAGAATGGCCAAAGCCCCGCCTAGGCTGTGCCCTGTCACTACGAATCTTGTCCGCTCATTTTCTTTCATAAGTTCTTTCAGCTTCTCTCTGAGGGTGTAGTAAGCCAATGAGCGTCTTTGGTGATCTTGTCGTTTTATTTCTTTGGGCCACCCAATACACTTTTGTAAGCCAAGTGCTTTCATGAATCCCCCATGGATTTTTCCCATGCCTTTGATCTCGTACCAAGATATGTCAAAGTCGGAGCTCCAGTCGTCGGCATTGAATGGCTCTGTGCCTCTGAAGGACACAATGATGGTGTCGTGATCAACTTTCTTGTCGCGCATCATGAAGGCTTGTGTTGAGCATTTTTCTTGATAGTCTAGAAATTAAATACACAATTAACTAATTAGATTATCATTTATActtgaataaaattaaagttGAGTAGCAAAAAAAGTGGAAGAGAGGGATATGTGTTATATTCTCTTTTGTTACCATTCCAAAAGTTGAAAAATCCCAAGAACTCCATCTACATATATTTGATAGAAGGAAAAATTagtaaaagaatatatatgttaaatatgAATGAATTCTAGATGTATTTGAGTTGAGAAGAGTAAATactaaatatgaaattaattttgaaatttggagaGAACCTTCCAGATATTGTTGACAGTTTGTGTAACGTGAGCTTCATTCTCGTACGCAAGTTTAGAAGCCATCATGCAGAGGGCACCGAAGTAATTGACATCACCAGGCTTTATACTTTTGTCCAATGTTACTCTGCTGTCCAAATGACCAATCATTGACAAGTACTCCGCGGACGAGCTATCCGGTATCTTCAACTTAACTGCATCAAAAATTTAAACCACccatatatatatgtttgtCGAGTATGTCTATGAACTTCTAAACTTTGTTTCTTTATagatttgtaatttaaaaacGTTCTAATAGAATAGATCTTCAGAGCTTTTGCGTTTGTGTGTAATAGTTGGTTCCATCAagtctattaatttaatagttGAACCTTTCTAAATACCTTAGAAGGCGTTAAAATTAGCATGTTCTATCATCCTTAAATAATAATAGTGGAAGTTTCACAAAAGAATTAGTTAACAATAAGGAGCATTATTTTACATTCAAAATTGATAGTTGAAAGTTTTCAAGTGAAGGAGTCTAAATACACTCAACTATAAAGGAAATGATCATCAATCGTCATACGTGAACTTTGGCTTTTGAAttctttgttttctattttttaaaaaacgaaaGTCATATGTCTTTGATCATTCCTTTTTGTAAGTTGAAAACTGAAcatctttaaaatatgtttttagtttttattaaaaaataaaaagatgcgTAGAAAATTATGTGGAGGCAGGAATTTTCTTttgtcttttcttcttttgtttttttagtacagTTTACTAAAAGTTAGCATGAGGAAAGTTTTAGAGAATA
The nucleotide sequence above comes from Benincasa hispida cultivar B227 chromosome 3, ASM972705v1, whole genome shotgun sequence. Encoded proteins:
- the LOC120074771 gene encoding triacylglycerol lipase OBL1-like isoform X2, encoding MMSSGMGGGGGGGGGGGAYNCNSGFSNSYMLLNTEEVKFLDLFRLLFSSNLKKRRFVDSSRAREHNFWHRFFIFLSIIVLKLLRFFDKPLALLGFLLESSLNFLSANGGFSGVLFNFLRFKLKIPDSSSAEYLSMIGHLDSRVTLDKSIKPGDVNYFGALCMMASKLAYENEAHVTQTVNNIWKMEFLGFFNFWNDYQEKCSTQAFMMRDKKVDHDTIIVSFRGTEPFNADDWSSDFDISWYEIKGMGKIHGGFMKALGLQKCIGWPKEIKRQDHQRRSLAYYTLREKLKELMKENERTRFVVTGHSLGGALAILFPSILVFHEEKLLLERLEGVYTFGQPRVGDREFGEFMVKSLSQYNIRYYRFVYGFDMVPRLPLDDKALMFKHFGPCIYFDWNYDAQCVIGELSDS
- the LOC120074771 gene encoding triacylglycerol lipase OBL1-like isoform X1; this translates as MMSSGMGGGGGGGGGGGAYNCNSGFSNSYMLLNTEEVKFLDLFRLLFSSNLKKRRFVDSSRAREHNFWHRFFIFLSIIVLKLLRFFDKPLALLGFLLESSLNFLSANGGFSGVLFNFLRFKLKIPDSSSAEYLSMIGHLDSRVTLDKSIKPGDVNYFGALCMMASKLAYENEAHVTQTVNNIWKMEFLGFFNFWNDYQEKCSTQAFMMRDKKVDHDTIIVSFRGTEPFNADDWSSDFDISWYEIKGMGKIHGGFMKALGLQKCIGWPKEIKRQDHQRRSLAYYTLREKLKELMKENERTRFVVTGHSLGGALAILFPSILVFHEEKLLLERLEGVYTFGQPRVGDREFGEFMVKSLSQYNIRYYRFVYGFDMVPRLPLDDKALMFKHFGPCIYFDWNYDAQILEEEPFKNYFSIVGAVLMRIHACLEIGRSFTIAWRRGKDYEEKVFFRIVRLFGLLLPGIPAHCPQDYVNSTRLGSTDRLHSEYDVKIQ
- the LOC120074771 gene encoding triacylglycerol lipase OBL1-like isoform X3; the encoded protein is MMSSGMGGGGGGGGGGGAYNCNSGFSNSYMLLNTEEVKFLDLFRLLFSSNLKKRRFVDSSRAREHNFWHRFFIFLSIIVLKLLRFFDKPLALLGFLLESSLNFLSANGGFSGVLFNFLRFKLKIPDSSSAEYLSMIGHLDSRVTLDKSIKPGDVNYFGALCMMASKLAYENEAHVTQTVNNIWKMEFLGFFNFWNDYQEKCSTQAFMMRDKKVDHDTIIVSFRGTEPFNADDWSSDFDISWYEIKGMGKIHGGFMKALGLQKCIGWPKEIKRQDHQRRSLAYYTLREKLKELMKENERTRFVVTGHSLGGALAILFPSILVFHEEKLLLERLEGVYTFGQPRVGDREFGEFMVKSLSQYNIRYYRFVYGFDMVPRLPLDDKALMFKHFGPCIYFDWNYDAQW